In a genomic window of Mucilaginibacter sp. KACC 22063:
- a CDS encoding Crp/Fnr family transcriptional regulator, translating into MAFPEFENYLKSLTDLSDAEVARISALAKERKLRKNEFLLREGEICRHKTFVLKGMLRNFGTAPDGSEHILQFSPELTWTLDAESYDNLSPARYSICAVEPTEVLQWTKNDFNTLLIESPKLKSLSEKIISRNIYNSRQRLLTALSATPEEKYEDFIKQHPGMLSRLPLKMIAAYLGISLKTLTRIRHAQLLATK; encoded by the coding sequence ATGGCGTTTCCGGAGTTTGAGAACTATTTAAAATCCTTAACAGATCTGTCTGATGCCGAAGTTGCGCGTATCAGCGCTTTGGCTAAGGAAAGGAAACTTCGTAAAAATGAATTTTTACTGCGCGAAGGCGAAATATGCCGACATAAAACATTTGTTTTAAAAGGGATGCTCCGCAATTTCGGAACAGCGCCCGATGGTAGCGAACACATCCTGCAATTCTCGCCGGAGCTAACCTGGACACTGGATGCAGAAAGTTACGATAACCTATCGCCTGCGCGTTACAGTATTTGCGCGGTAGAACCAACTGAGGTTTTACAGTGGACAAAAAATGATTTTAATACTCTGCTCATCGAAAGCCCTAAGCTAAAATCACTGTCGGAAAAGATCATATCCCGAAACATCTATAACAGCCGCCAGCGGTTGCTTACTGCGCTTAGTGCCACGCCCGAAGAAAAATATGAGGACTTTATAAAGCAGCATCCCGGCATGCTTTCCAGGTTGCCTTTAAAAATGATAGCCGCCTACCTGGGTATCTCCTTAAAAACACTTACCCGTATCCGCCATGCACAGCTGCTTGCCACAAAATAG
- a CDS encoding glycoside hydrolase family 35 protein, translating to MRKLLLILMLGIMASANSYSQVKNTFTIDNGSFVLNGKPVQIHSGEMHFARIPQPYWRHRLKMLKAMGLNAVATYVFWNHHEIAPGVWDFKTGNRNIREFIKTAQQEGLMVILRPGPYACAEWEFGGYPWWLQKDHNLVIRSKNKNFLDSCRTYINHLLGQVKDLQITHGGPIIMIQAENEFGSYVDQRKDIPLEDHKAYSTAIKDMLLKAGVDVPLFTSDGDWLFAGGTIAGALPTANGETNTANLKKLVKQFNGGKGPYMVAEYYPGWLDHWGEKFEKVPTENVIKDLESFLKDTVSFNIYMAHGGTNFGFTSGANYNKEHNIQPDITSYDYDAPVSEAGWATPKYIAIRNLIKNHVDYPVPAIPAAPPVIEIKNIKLTTSANLLDWAKKQKPVVSDTPRTFEDLNQGHGYVLYSRKFNKAISGELQIPGIRDYATVYINGKRVGELNRQSNVYTCKIDIPANSTLDLLVENMGRINYGAEIVHNLKGITGDVKIDGQKITGNWQMYKLPMSTVPALNTASHAVKSAPALYKGSFTLSKTGDTFIDTKDWGKGIIFVNGINLGRYWNAGPQQTLYLPGCWLKKGVNSILIMDQLNDTIQKSISTVNKPVIDAPVK from the coding sequence ATGAGAAAGCTTCTTTTAATACTGATGCTTGGCATCATGGCAAGTGCTAACAGCTATAGCCAGGTTAAAAACACTTTTACAATAGACAATGGCAGTTTCGTTTTAAACGGAAAGCCTGTACAGATACACTCGGGCGAAATGCACTTTGCCCGTATACCGCAGCCCTACTGGCGTCACCGCTTAAAAATGCTTAAAGCAATGGGCTTAAATGCTGTTGCTACTTACGTTTTCTGGAACCATCATGAAATTGCACCAGGCGTTTGGGATTTCAAAACAGGCAACCGCAACATCCGAGAGTTTATTAAAACCGCACAGCAGGAAGGCCTGATGGTAATTCTACGTCCCGGTCCTTATGCCTGTGCCGAATGGGAGTTTGGCGGCTACCCTTGGTGGCTGCAAAAAGATCATAACCTGGTGATCAGAAGTAAGAACAAAAACTTTTTAGATTCCTGCCGTACGTACATCAATCATCTTTTAGGGCAGGTTAAAGATCTGCAGATCACCCACGGCGGCCCTATTATTATGATACAGGCCGAAAACGAATTCGGCTCTTATGTAGATCAGCGTAAGGATATTCCGCTCGAAGATCATAAAGCTTACAGCACTGCTATAAAGGATATGCTTTTGAAAGCAGGTGTGGATGTTCCGCTGTTTACTTCAGATGGCGACTGGCTGTTTGCCGGTGGTACCATAGCAGGGGCATTACCTACCGCCAACGGGGAAACCAATACTGCTAATCTTAAAAAACTGGTTAAGCAATTTAACGGCGGCAAGGGTCCTTATATGGTAGCCGAATATTATCCCGGCTGGTTAGATCATTGGGGCGAAAAGTTTGAGAAAGTACCAACGGAAAATGTCATTAAAGACCTTGAAAGTTTTTTAAAAGATACGGTATCGTTTAATATCTACATGGCACATGGTGGTACCAACTTTGGTTTTACCAGTGGCGCAAACTACAACAAAGAGCACAATATACAGCCTGATATTACCAGCTACGATTACGACGCCCCTGTTAGCGAAGCAGGATGGGCTACGCCAAAATATATTGCTATACGCAATCTGATCAAAAACCATGTTGATTATCCTGTTCCGGCCATCCCTGCGGCCCCACCGGTAATCGAAATAAAAAACATTAAGCTTACTACTTCGGCTAATTTGCTGGATTGGGCTAAGAAACAGAAGCCAGTTGTAAGCGATACCCCTCGCACTTTTGAAGACCTTAACCAGGGGCATGGCTATGTGCTTTACAGCCGCAAATTTAACAAAGCCATCAGCGGCGAGCTGCAAATACCGGGCATAAGGGATTATGCAACAGTTTATATCAATGGCAAACGGGTGGGCGAATTAAACAGGCAAAGCAATGTGTATACCTGCAAAATTGATATACCAGCCAATAGCACACTCGACCTATTAGTTGAAAACATGGGCCGCATTAATTATGGCGCCGAGATTGTGCATAACCTGAAAGGTATCACCGGCGATGTAAAAATTGACGGGCAAAAAATAACCGGCAACTGGCAAATGTATAAATTGCCAATGAGTACAGTACCTGCATTGAATACAGCATCACATGCTGTAAAAAGCGCACCTGCACTTTATAAAGGATCATTTACTTTAAGCAAAACAGGTGACACCTTTATAGATACGAAAGATTGGGGTAAGGGAATCATCTTTGTGAATGGCATCAATTTAGGCAGGTACTGGAATGCTGGGCCGCAGCAAACGCTGTATCTTCCGGGTTGCTGGCTTAAAAAAGGCGTTAACAGTATTTTGATCATGGATCAGCTGAATGACACCATACAAAAAAGTATCAGCACGGTGAACAAGCCTGTTATTGATGCCCCTGTAAAGTAG
- a CDS encoding SDR family oxidoreductase, producing MRVFVTGASGFVGSAIVDDLIKAGHQVLGLARSESSVEKVKAAGADVHHGDIYDLESIKQGAMQCDAVIHTAFNHDFSKFKDNCETDRKVIATLGEALRGTEKPLVVTSGVGLLRSDHIVTEDELPQSSEVMPRAASEEAARAAAAQGVDAYIVRLPPTTHDKGDHGFIPMVINMDKEKGMAAYVGDGSNRWPAVHRSDAATLYRLIIEKRPELKVFHPVAEEGIPFREIAEAIGKGLQLPVESKSGEEAAAHFGWFLHYASFNCPSSSEKTRAALNWEPKGPSLMADLEAGHYFKK from the coding sequence ATGCGTGTATTTGTAACAGGAGCCTCGGGATTTGTAGGCTCGGCCATTGTAGATGATTTAATTAAAGCAGGGCACCAGGTGTTAGGCCTTGCACGGTCTGAAAGTTCTGTTGAAAAAGTAAAAGCCGCCGGAGCAGATGTTCACCATGGCGATATTTACGACCTTGAGAGCATTAAACAGGGGGCAATGCAGTGTGATGCCGTAATTCACACCGCTTTTAACCACGATTTTTCGAAATTTAAAGACAACTGCGAAACCGACCGTAAGGTAATCGCGACACTGGGTGAAGCGCTAAGGGGTACTGAAAAACCTTTAGTAGTAACGTCAGGAGTTGGCTTGCTAAGATCAGACCATATCGTTACTGAAGATGAACTACCCCAAAGTTCTGAAGTGATGCCACGTGCAGCATCAGAAGAGGCGGCCCGTGCCGCAGCAGCGCAAGGCGTTGATGCTTACATTGTGCGCTTACCACCAACTACACACGATAAAGGCGACCACGGGTTTATTCCAATGGTAATTAACATGGACAAGGAAAAAGGTATGGCGGCATATGTTGGCGATGGCAGTAACCGCTGGCCTGCTGTCCACCGTTCAGATGCAGCAACTTTATACCGGCTAATTATCGAAAAACGCCCTGAATTAAAAGTGTTCCATCCTGTGGCAGAAGAGGGAATACCATTCCGCGAAATTGCAGAAGCCATAGGCAAAGGCCTGCAATTACCTGTTGAAAGTAAGAGCGGCGAAGAGGCTGCAGCACATTTCGGCTGGTTTTTACACTATGCAAGTTTTAACTGCCCCTCATCAAGCGAAAAAACGCGGGCTGCTTTAAACTGGGAACCTAAAGGGCCCTCACTAATGGCCGATCTGGAAGCAGGGCACTATTTTAAAAAATAG
- a CDS encoding VOC family protein: protein MKKVTGIGGVFFKCANPKAMNDWYAKNLGLPTSDYGATFEWVDAEDSSKKGSTTWSTFSHDSNHFAPSEKPFMINYRVENIEALVEDLKKENVTVVDEIAAYDYGKFVHIMDPEGNIIELWEPADE, encoded by the coding sequence ATGAAAAAAGTAACAGGAATTGGCGGTGTATTTTTTAAATGCGCAAACCCAAAGGCCATGAACGATTGGTATGCTAAAAACCTCGGCTTACCAACCAGCGATTACGGTGCAACTTTTGAATGGGTAGATGCTGAAGACAGCTCAAAAAAAGGCTCCACAACATGGTCTACCTTTTCGCACGATTCAAATCATTTCGCCCCGTCTGAAAAACCTTTCATGATCAATTACCGTGTGGAAAATATTGAAGCATTGGTAGAAGATCTGAAGAAAGAAAACGTAACCGTAGTAGATGAAATAGCTGCTTATGATTATGGAAAGTTTGTCCACATAATGGATCCGGAAGGCAATATCATTGAATTGTGGGAGCCAGCCGACGAATAG
- a CDS encoding sialidase family protein has translation MLSKKALAITLLLFATFKLVMAQDEFKILKSELVFNNPPFNNCHASTIIETQSGRLLMACFGGSQEGKKDVSIWLTDLGIKNPEPHIVADGMVSDTLRYPAWNPVLFKDPKGKLFLFYKVGPNPREWWGMYKTSNDNGVTWSAAVKLSKGILGPIKNKPVQISKNLILSPSSVEEANGRWKAHLEKSTDDGRTWSIIPLDTAKAFDVIQPSILKYPDHKLQLLMRSKQGAVAQCWSDDDGKTWSKISATSLLNPNSGTDAVTLKSGKQLIVYNPDVPGKDWYNGRGKLRVACSTDGETWKDIAVLENGDKEEYSYPAIIQTKDGLIHITYTYNRKNIKHVVMQEIK, from the coding sequence ATGCTATCTAAAAAAGCGCTTGCTATAACATTGCTTCTATTTGCCACTTTCAAATTAGTGATGGCACAGGACGAGTTTAAAATTTTAAAGTCAGAGCTTGTTTTTAACAACCCACCTTTTAATAATTGCCATGCTTCAACTATTATTGAAACACAATCGGGCAGGTTATTAATGGCTTGCTTTGGCGGTTCGCAAGAAGGCAAAAAAGATGTTTCCATCTGGCTTACTGATCTTGGTATTAAAAACCCCGAACCGCATATTGTTGCCGATGGTATGGTGAGCGACACCTTACGCTACCCTGCCTGGAACCCTGTACTTTTTAAAGACCCTAAAGGCAAACTGTTTTTGTTTTATAAAGTAGGCCCCAACCCGCGCGAGTGGTGGGGGATGTACAAAACATCAAATGATAATGGCGTTACATGGTCGGCAGCTGTTAAACTATCCAAAGGCATTTTAGGCCCTATCAAAAATAAGCCTGTGCAAATAAGTAAAAATCTTATCCTTTCACCATCAAGTGTGGAAGAAGCTAACGGCAGGTGGAAAGCCCATTTGGAGAAATCAACCGACGATGGCAGAACATGGTCGATAATCCCCTTAGATACCGCCAAAGCGTTCGATGTGATACAGCCAAGCATTTTAAAATACCCTGACCATAAATTGCAGTTGCTGATGCGCAGCAAACAAGGCGCGGTGGCGCAATGCTGGTCGGATGATGATGGCAAAACCTGGAGCAAAATTTCTGCGACGAGCCTCTTAAACCCAAACTCAGGCACCGATGCTGTAACCTTAAAAAGCGGCAAGCAATTGATTGTTTACAACCCGGACGTACCTGGTAAAGATTGGTATAATGGCAGGGGCAAATTAAGAGTGGCTTGCTCAACCGACGGCGAAACCTGGAAAGACATTGCCGTACTTGAAAACGGCGACAAAGAGGAATACAGTTACCCGGCAATTATTCAAACCAAAGACGGGCTGATACACATCACTTATACCTACAACAGAAAAAATATAAAGCATGTAGTGATGCAGGAAATAAAATAG
- a CDS encoding DUF1543 domain-containing protein — MEDYKLFMVLLGSKAPARNVEQHDYFFGIATSIKELVPAMKAFWPEAGNSLHIDGWREVTSVEGYAVKVVPKSGGVGATGQRLFFINLGGYQSGKLEEQHYNLLTVQDDRKKAMSVSKHTSFFKQSTIAKLKGATAHVDEKYGVDVDDIYRIEDVLSPEQKAAWHIQLTLQPDLPDDEIILGYFKLDKL; from the coding sequence ATGGAGGATTATAAACTATTCATGGTTTTGCTGGGTTCAAAGGCACCTGCCCGTAATGTGGAGCAGCACGACTATTTTTTTGGTATTGCCACATCGATAAAAGAACTTGTGCCTGCCATGAAAGCTTTTTGGCCCGAGGCTGGCAATAGTTTGCATATAGATGGCTGGCGCGAAGTAACAAGCGTTGAGGGCTATGCTGTAAAAGTGGTGCCCAAATCAGGGGGAGTGGGAGCAACAGGGCAAAGATTGTTTTTTATTAACCTTGGCGGATATCAGTCTGGAAAGCTTGAAGAGCAGCATTATAATTTGCTTACCGTACAAGACGATCGCAAAAAAGCCATGTCTGTATCAAAACATACATCCTTTTTTAAGCAAAGCACCATAGCAAAGTTAAAAGGGGCTACTGCACATGTCGACGAAAAGTATGGGGTTGACGTCGATGACATCTACCGCATTGAAGATGTCCTTTCTCCCGAACAGAAAGCCGCCTGGCATATCCAGCTTACGTTGCAGCCAGATTTGCCAGACGACGAAATCATACTCGGTTATTTTAAGCTGGATAAGCTTTAA
- a CDS encoding PAS domain-containing protein, with amino-acid sequence MPNLYPFLEGGGQLGELIRNTDWSKTSFGTPDTWPDSLTSAVSIILNSGFPIAVYWGKDFSLIYNDSWSSIPGDKHPWGLGKPGAVVWPEIWEGIKDEFESVLSEGKSYRRPDAPLYMYRYGYTEECFFDYTLSPVKAKDGSTGGIFNAVIETTFKVIHERRTKVINQLMANKYVSHDQSQATAVIKGILENAKVDIPFFALYISPQEYKYVLSASSGLSAKNFLAAHDLNISALINLHDGYINDIQSIFQEPTHQYWPEPVKEALIVPIATGEARLKGYLLFGISARKRLDNEYSNFLQAVGMHVGTILNNALAYQTSEAYQNELAINEELAAANEELAAVNEELQLTQEHLHKLNTELEDRVQERTFQLAEERDKLKRFFMQAPAGICILTGPDLVFELVNKPYQELLPDRQLLGRPIFEAMPEIKDQPVGEILRHVYHTGQAYEGKEIHAPIATAEGTAVVDRYFNFYYQPRFAADGSTEGIMAFVYEVTQLVESRKQSEASERNLRELVMASHYPLMILRGNEYVVEVANEQLAALWNKNLDSILGHKLLAILPELVDQPFPALLKQVYDTGVPYGQEEEVFYLDTEEGRLTRYISFYYDPLKDEKGNVSGIIVAAADITDMVRSRQLLQESYDMQQSLNEEISATNEELASANEELQTTNEELYLAQNRLENYVSELAASESRFRSLIQDAPVAIGVLRTRELIIEAANTSILKLWGKSADIIGKNLADALPELRGQAYLKLLDDVYTSGVAYRGDESKALLEHAGTLEEYFFNFVYQPLFDSRGNTDAIMVVAIDVTPQVKSRKALEQAQDSLKLAFNAAELGSFDMDLEKGTLFWDKRCRTLFGVSHNDEVTYEKDFINGLHPEDRERILKVIDNVYNKALSNGDYDVEYRTVGMDDGKLRWLRAKGKAYFDDNDKPVRFVGSVLDITEQKLDEIRKNDFIGMVSHELKTPLTSLTAYLQVLLSKARKQQDGFTTDALSKANQQAKRMSTMINGFLNVSRLESGKIQLEKQDFFLNDLITSVIEEANLMSGSHNIQFTPCENIPVHADMDKIGSVITNLVSNAIKYSQKGQLIHLSCSVTDHEAKVSVKDEGMGIKSEDQQKLFERYYRVENQHAKHISGFGIGLYLSAEIIHRHEGKIGVESELGKGSNFWFTLPLK; translated from the coding sequence GTGCCTAATTTATATCCCTTTTTGGAAGGTGGCGGACAGTTGGGGGAGCTGATCCGTAACACAGATTGGTCAAAAACCAGCTTTGGCACACCGGATACATGGCCGGATAGCCTTACTTCTGCTGTGAGCATTATTCTTAACTCGGGATTTCCGATTGCAGTTTACTGGGGCAAAGATTTCAGTTTGATATACAATGATTCCTGGAGCAGTATACCTGGCGACAAGCATCCCTGGGGATTAGGCAAACCCGGTGCTGTGGTATGGCCGGAGATATGGGAGGGAATTAAGGACGAATTTGAATCAGTGCTTTCAGAAGGTAAATCGTATCGTCGCCCGGATGCGCCATTATACATGTACAGGTATGGTTATACAGAAGAATGCTTCTTTGACTATACATTATCACCTGTAAAAGCTAAGGATGGTTCAACCGGCGGTATATTTAACGCCGTTATAGAAACTACGTTCAAGGTAATCCATGAGCGACGCACAAAGGTCATTAACCAGTTAATGGCTAATAAGTATGTTTCACATGATCAATCACAAGCCACTGCGGTAATCAAAGGTATACTTGAAAACGCAAAGGTTGATATTCCTTTTTTTGCGCTTTACATTTCGCCACAAGAGTATAAATATGTTTTATCGGCCTCATCAGGGCTATCAGCTAAAAACTTCTTAGCCGCCCATGACCTGAACATCAGTGCCCTTATCAATCTGCACGATGGTTACATTAATGATATACAATCTATTTTCCAGGAGCCGACACACCAATACTGGCCCGAGCCTGTAAAAGAAGCTTTAATTGTACCTATTGCAACCGGCGAGGCCAGGCTTAAGGGTTATTTATTATTTGGCATTTCGGCACGCAAAAGGCTGGACAATGAATACAGTAACTTTTTGCAAGCCGTTGGTATGCATGTAGGCACCATACTAAACAATGCGTTGGCCTATCAAACAAGCGAAGCTTATCAGAACGAGCTGGCCATTAATGAGGAACTTGCAGCTGCAAATGAAGAATTGGCAGCAGTAAACGAAGAGTTGCAGCTTACACAGGAGCATCTGCATAAATTAAACACCGAGTTGGAAGACCGTGTGCAGGAACGCACATTTCAACTTGCAGAAGAACGCGATAAACTGAAACGCTTTTTTATGCAGGCGCCCGCAGGTATTTGTATTTTAACCGGCCCAGACCTGGTGTTTGAACTGGTAAACAAGCCATACCAGGAGCTGCTGCCAGACAGGCAATTGCTTGGACGACCGATATTTGAAGCCATGCCCGAGATTAAAGACCAGCCTGTTGGTGAGATCCTACGACATGTTTACCATACCGGCCAGGCTTATGAAGGCAAGGAAATACATGCTCCTATTGCCACGGCAGAAGGCACAGCAGTTGTAGACCGCTACTTTAATTTTTATTATCAACCCCGGTTTGCTGCTGATGGCAGTACCGAGGGTATAATGGCTTTTGTTTACGAAGTAACACAACTGGTAGAATCCCGCAAGCAATCAGAAGCAAGCGAGCGTAACCTGCGCGAACTGGTAATGGCTTCTCATTATCCCTTAATGATTTTAAGGGGCAATGAATATGTGGTAGAGGTTGCTAATGAACAATTAGCAGCGCTGTGGAACAAAAACCTTGATAGCATTCTTGGCCATAAACTGTTAGCTATTTTACCAGAGCTCGTTGACCAACCTTTCCCGGCACTGTTAAAACAGGTTTATGATACCGGCGTACCTTACGGACAGGAGGAGGAAGTATTTTATCTTGATACGGAAGAAGGCCGCCTTACCCGGTACATTAGCTTTTATTACGATCCGCTGAAGGACGAAAAAGGCAACGTAAGCGGCATTATTGTAGCCGCAGCCGATATTACAGACATGGTTCGTTCGCGGCAGCTTTTGCAGGAAAGCTACGACATGCAGCAGTCGCTGAATGAAGAAATCAGTGCAACAAATGAAGAACTTGCTTCTGCTAACGAAGAGCTGCAAACCACCAACGAAGAATTATACCTTGCACAAAACCGGCTCGAAAACTATGTAAGCGAATTAGCCGCAAGCGAATCGCGTTTCCGTTCGCTGATACAGGATGCCCCTGTTGCTATAGGTGTATTACGTACGCGCGAACTGATTATCGAAGCAGCCAATACTTCTATTTTAAAACTTTGGGGTAAATCTGCTGACATTATAGGTAAAAACCTGGCCGATGCCCTGCCCGAACTCAGGGGGCAGGCCTACCTTAAACTGCTTGATGATGTTTATACATCCGGCGTGGCTTACAGGGGAGACGAGTCAAAAGCTTTATTAGAGCATGCCGGAACCCTGGAAGAGTACTTCTTTAACTTTGTTTATCAGCCGTTATTTGATAGCCGGGGTAATACCGATGCAATAATGGTTGTAGCAATTGATGTTACACCGCAAGTAAAGTCGCGCAAGGCATTAGAGCAGGCGCAGGACTCTTTAAAACTTGCGTTTAATGCCGCTGAACTGGGTAGCTTTGATATGGACCTTGAAAAAGGAACATTATTTTGGGATAAACGTTGCCGTACCCTGTTTGGCGTAAGCCATAATGATGAAGTAACCTATGAAAAGGATTTCATCAACGGACTGCATCCCGAAGACCGCGAGCGCATATTAAAGGTTATAGATAATGTATATAACAAAGCCCTCAGCAATGGCGATTACGATGTGGAATACCGTACCGTTGGCATGGATGATGGAAAGCTACGCTGGTTAAGGGCAAAAGGCAAGGCTTATTTTGACGATAACGATAAACCGGTACGCTTTGTAGGTAGCGTACTTGATATTACCGAACAAAAGCTTGACGAGATCAGGAAAAACGATTTTATTGGCATGGTAAGCCATGAGCTTAAAACGCCATTAACATCCTTAACTGCTTATTTGCAAGTATTACTGTCTAAAGCCAGAAAGCAACAAGACGGTTTTACTACAGATGCACTGAGCAAAGCTAATCAGCAGGCAAAAAGGATGAGCACCATGATCAATGGTTTCCTTAACGTTTCAAGGCTTGAATCCGGAAAGATACAATTAGAAAAACAGGATTTCTTTTTAAATGATCTGATCACAAGCGTTATCGAAGAAGCAAATCTGATGTCAGGATCACATAATATTCAGTTTACGCCTTGTGAAAACATTCCTGTTCATGCCGATATGGATAAAATTGGCTCTGTAATTACTAACCTGGTCAGTAACGCTATTAAATATTCGCAAAAGGGGCAGCTAATACACCTCAGTTGCAGCGTTACAGACCATGAGGCCAAAGTATCAGTAAAAGATGAAGGGATGGGGATAAAGTCCGAAGACCAGCAAAAATTATTTGAACGCTATTACAGGGTAGAAAACCAGCATGCAAAACATATATCAGGATTTGGCATTGGCTTGTATCTTTCGGCAGAAATTATCCACCGCCACGAAGGTAAAATTGGCGTGGAGAGCGAATTAGGCAAGGGAAGTAATTTTTGGTTTACGCTGCCTTTGAAATAA
- a CDS encoding DUF4199 domain-containing protein has product MKRIIFICGITAGLISSLWSIYGDHFLGKDVSLNARVWFGYASMVVAFSLIFIGVKNYRDQFGNGSISFGKALQIALLITIIASTVYTVGWMINFYYFLPDFGEKYMAAMRAQLIAKGVSAAELNKQMADMQAYMQQYKNPLYNAMATYAEILPVGITMSLLCALLLKRNAQVSTSNN; this is encoded by the coding sequence ACCGCCGGGCTGATCAGTAGTTTATGGAGCATTTACGGCGATCATTTTCTTGGCAAAGATGTCTCGCTTAACGCACGTGTATGGTTTGGGTATGCCTCCATGGTGGTCGCATTTTCGCTGATATTTATTGGGGTAAAAAACTATCGCGACCAGTTTGGCAACGGAAGCATCAGCTTTGGGAAAGCCCTGCAAATCGCATTGCTGATCACCATTATTGCCTCAACGGTATACACTGTGGGTTGGATGATTAATTTCTATTATTTCCTTCCTGACTTTGGCGAAAAGTACATGGCTGCCATGCGTGCGCAACTGATAGCCAAAGGTGTTAGCGCGGCAGAGCTAAACAAGCAAATGGCCGACATGCAGGCTTATATGCAGCAATATAAAAATCCCCTTTACAACGCTATGGCAACCTATGCCGAGATACTTCCGGTAGGTATAACCATGTCGCTGCTTTGCGCACTGCTGCTCAAAAGAAACGCACAGGTTTCAACATCAAACAATTAA